The sequence CTGAGTGATACTACAGGTTAGTAGGAAAATGCTCTTTGGGTGAGATGATCTTACCCAAATTTGGAGATTACTCAGCGTTGAGATGTTTCTAGAAGTAACCAAAACTTACCAGTTCTTTTactctgctcttctccaggttTAGGTTTAACTTGTTATCTGCATGAACTTTGTTAATTTCATCCTAATGGGAAAAATTGATAAAGCAGCAAGCAAGATTTTCTGTATTATCATAAGCAGAAAGAATTGGACAAAtacattttatctttatttttatatctcaTGAATACATCTCCAATTAAGGTATATAATTTTCAGAAGTATTAAGTATTTACAATACTTATTTATAAGTATTTATACTGAGAGCACGTCCTCTATAAATGCAGAGAATGTTTCATATATCCTGTAACTCTCTCTGATATCCAGAAACCCATGTCTGGCTACACCTATAAGTTGGATTTCTTCCATGAAGCAATCCTGATGCTCAAAATAATGTTCAAAGCAAGTTTCTCACCATCCAGTGTAAAAGAAAATCTAGTTTCTAAAGACTACAGCAGGGATTTTCAGAAAAAGCTATAGACATTTGAAAAGTCAGGAAAcatttactgcatttttaaacatCTAACTTTTTAAAACTATTAAGTTGTACACTTGCATTTGACTTTATCAATAGCTGTGAgtcctgcttttcctggtgaCAGCTGCCATTTTAATGCAACCTCCtggcaggaattccagccagCTGACAGCTTGTCATGTGGCAAACTGCTGATCAGATGAATATGTGGGAGAAACAAAAGATTGCTGATGTTCTGGGAGATTCTACTGCTGGAACCAAGTAAGCATTTCTCAAGTAGGCCAATGCCAACTCATTAGGTTAGCATTAACAATAATTAGACTCAATTTCTGTGTTGGAATTTTGAACTTTAATAGATTTAGTTGTCATTTCAACAGAATACATTACAGTTTAataaatcaaaaaataaaaattttccttGAAGTTTTACATTGTGTCTTTTTGTATGAGCAAGCATATAACATGCCCTTGTGAGAACTGAATTTGCAGttgaaagtaaaatataaagACATCTAGCTTTTAAGTAAAGATGACTTAGATCCTTGATGCTCTACTAGTGGATTACACTAACTCATTTACATGCAACTAAAaccataaaataaattacaattcAAAAATTAGATgccaaatgtattttaaaacagagtAAGCTTTCTACACAGCCTATTTTCTTGCACTGATCATTTGCTCCCAAACAAATAGGACCAAACATAATGGCCCCAAACTTGGTGGCCttaaaaagccattaaaattCTGGACAGGTAACGGGAAAgtctttggagaaaaaaagaaacaaaaaaaacaccaaaccaaacaatCAAATCCCCACAATTAGTAAGTGATTTTAAATGTATGCTGCATCTTTAATGTACAGGCAGCCCTAAATGCAGAACTTCACTCAGCCTTAACCATGATATGGCAGCTACTTTCTGAATCTGAATTAAGGACATAAAAATGTCTTCAGTTATATTTTGGTTTGCCTCTTGTACTAGTCAGTTTCCTGTCCCCATAAATGAGGTATGCATGAAAGTGCCACTGCTGCAGACCACAGTGCACTGTCAACAGCAACTTCAGTATCACATGTCATAACAATTAAACACagcttaaaaatgaaattctgaaaGTGAcgctttttatttttccagctaATTAGACGggtgttaatttttaattacattggTATGGTATCTTACCGTGACTTGCTTCTTTATCTGTTGGAGctcaagttttattttctgtgagagtatgaaaaaaaaatttagactTTATTACTGTATATAAAACCACACTATCTAGAAATGTACAGAATTTGCATCATCAGTAACAGCGACTATAATCCATAATATGAAAGGCAGGCAAACCAAGCACAGATGAATCCTCATGCATGTTTACTCAGTCCTGTGCCCTTCCAGACAACAGCACGAGGCAGAAATCAGCAGTGTCCCACTGGCAGCACCTAACACAGCccaggaggctgctggctgCTTTTGCCATaagggctcagcactggctcATGGTGCACCTTGTGTCCATCAGGTCTTCCCTGCCAAGCTGCTTTCCATTGACATACAAGAAAACACTTGTACATTAATGGTAAGTGCAGATCCTATACTACCCACACATGCATGTAAGAACTGCCTTCTCTACTAAAGCTGCTTTCCATTTGGTCACTCTCAGTCTGTCCTGGTGCCTGAGGGTATTCCCCAGGGGCACGACTGAGCACTTCCATTTGTTCTACTTGATGTGATTCCTGTCATCCCACTTTCCCAGCTTGTTGATGTCCCCTTGAATGGCAGCACAACTGCCTGGTGTATCAGCAGCTCTGGATCATCTGCAGACCTGTTGAAAGTGCCCTCTGCTCTGTTCCATCAACAAGGTCATTAATGAAGGTGCCAAACCATCCCACCCCCAGTTATCTCCTTTGGTACAAGATGCTTTTCTACatcattgttaaaaaaaaaaaaaaaggaacaagttCTAGAATAGAACTTTCCAAGACAGTAATTTTTACCTCATTTTCTGCACGAAGTGctgaaaattcacttttttccaaaataatcaTGTCCTTTTTCACACCAGCAATATGGGACATAACTTGCTGAAGTgcaatttcctttaaaagaaggaagaagaaccTCAGAACATATCACAACTATAATACTTTTCCTCATCTGTGCCTACAAATATGAAAGACTATTTTGGTGCTctgaaatttttaattcagCAATTTCAGGTTGATTATCCAAGTTTCAGAAAGCAAGATAGAGTGACAGTGACAAAATAAGCAAGTTAGGCTCAAACATTGGTAATGTCTGACAAAATTGGCAGTGCTAACACAGATCAGAATAATTCAATTATTAGCCCAGGAAACATTTCCTTCCAAGTCATCAAATTCTTAAGCTAGCAAAGGCATTAGGCAGAGCTGTCTCTGAGCCAAATGAGGAAATCTGGCCTTCAGACCAAAATTCCTCAGCACAACCATACTCTTCTGTAATTACctccttttctgcctctccctgcaaGGAAGTCTCTGCCTCACTGCTCAGAATCACGCACTGATGCTTTGAATTGCTCTTCTCAGTCCATTACACTGAACTGACAGAAGACAAACAAGAATTCTCTGCAACTTTCAGGGATGGAAAAGTCTGTAGACATTGTTCTAGATCCTACACTACCCACACATGCATATAAGAACTGCCTTCTCTACTAAAGATCTTCCCCTAATATGTAATCCCTTGCTTTTGGTTCTGGACTAAGACCCCTACAAATCTGACTCAGCGCTCTAACTTCAGTTTTGTCACAAAATGCAATTCCACCTTGCAGCATTTTAGTTCTAAGTAGCATCTAAAGATGCCTCTCCAGGCTGCCTGACcacaagactgaaaaaaagGGTCAGTATTCTGGACATATTACAAAAAGTCTACAGACAGAGTACTGCATGGACACCTCTTTTCTTACTCCTCAGTGTCTCCAGATTGTTCTTGTTCTCTCTTCTCCTCAGTGGACTCAGCAAACAGAGACCAGAATCTTCCatattctttctcttcttcatgcctatacatacacacacatgtaaATCTGTTTTTCCCTAAGGTTTTATCTAACCAAGGTAATACTTTGACAATAGCTCATCCACAACATTCCAAATCttcctatttttcttctctttctgcagaAGACCTTGTGCAATCAAAGGATATAGGGACGTAAAAATTTACCATGTGGCCCTGTGTTGATGGCACACACTTCCTGAGCTGCCATACAAATCTACACATTGCATCTTAATGGCACAAAGTCACTTGAGGTCAAATCTAACAGTCTCAGAAAACATCTACCATCAGCAGCACTATTAAATCCAACACAAAACAACTTTCATTCAAAAAAACTAGGCACAGAAGGAGGCTGAGACTGCTTGTTGTAAAATACAACTAACCATGGGAGAAAAGGACCCTTTAACATGGCATTCCCTGAGTGAATAAATTCAGCACAGAGAAGGATTGCAGGTTTGCCTACAATCTAAAAGGCAGGAAGACTGGCTTGAAACCTCCCTAGGTGGAAAGTGCCACAAAATCCACTTTTGCAGTATCCCACTTTTTAATGAGACACCCTTCTGCCAAGACTGTTACACTacagagagagcagctgctgttttctctgcagGTCTCAAGCAGCCTGGTTACTATGAAACCAGTTGCAGCTTGTGCTCCAAGGTGACCTGGGACTGTGACCCCAGgctcacagagcagccccaggaggttGTATTCTAACACAACATAAATGTCACTGAGAGACAGAGATAAACAAACAAGTACTACACAAGAGGATGGTAAATAACTGAGGGGATCTGTACTTCCTTCTTACAAGTCTACAAAAGAAATGTAGAAATCCAAATCCATGCACTGAATACCTCTTATGATTGTCTAAGCGTTCTCAGTAACTCTGTGTCCTGTTACTGTAAGGTTGAAAGTAAAAAAACTACTTGTGGTTTGCACACCAACCCACAGTACTAAAATATCCAGCTCCATCACAACACTTTGGTAATTATCTGATAAACTCAACACAAAATGAACCAGTCAATATATACAGAGGAATGTTTGCTCTTCACcttcaaacttttaaaatgtagtgTACAACAGTAATAGATAGGAACAAATATTTCATTAGTAGGCATACAAGGCTTTAATTTACTTTAACCCCACCACTGCCTCGGATCTAACCTGCTGTACTTTGGTGACCATGTCCTTGTAAATCATATCCAGGTTGCTGTTCATGATTTTCACTAATGCAGATACAATGACCTCCGACTGCTGAGTAGTGAACCCTAAGCGAAACAAAGAGTGACATTCAGAGAGAGATCCAAATCTGGACAGTTCACAGAAATGCCACTTGCTCATGATCAGCACCAAATTACAACTAATGTCAGTTATGAAAGATAATAAAACACAGAACTCTTGATCCAGCACTAACAATAGAACACAGTCAGTACCTGCAAGTTTCCCCAGCCCAAAACCATGTCTGTGACATTGGATGACTGCTTCCAAGTACAGCACCATTATACTATCAGCAGGATAAAGAGGGAGTTCTCCAGAGTTATTGTGGAATGTCATCTCTCACATGTGCTTATTTCCATGAGCAAGCAAGAATTCTGACTCTGAAAAGCAGCTACTTCATGATACTATAAAATTCAGTGCCACTGAAGATGTACAAAACTCAACAACTGAAACCACAGccaattttcctgattttagGTCTACCAGCTTCTGAGTGCCTATTAGAAACTTTTCGAACTGAATATCCTGGAACCTATACTAAAACACTGTCCCTAAAAATACCTTCACATTTTCCACCCTCAAAATGTAGGAGTAAAAATGTCACGAACAAGAGTTAATCATTATGAAAAGAAACACTTGCAAAAGCGTGATTATTTAAAACTCACCAGCAGTTCAGCATCAGCAAGCACAACTGAGAGCAAGTCACtttcagcagctgagctgaTATAAAAGTTTACTGCCACTAAAAGGCTCCCTCTCCCCTTATCCCCCCTCCTGACACTCTGACCTGTGCTCACTCAACTGATCCAGCAACTCATTAAACTAGTGTTTCAGAAtaccaaacaagaaaaagagCTGGAGAATTTCCTGAGAAGTTCCTGGCCcatggaaaaagaagaaaccacCTGGCAGAGGAAGGGGACTAGGATCTCTCCATTTTAGGAATGAAGAGCTGTTACAAGTCACTTCAGCTGTACTGAGCTTCACCTTAGGCTACCTCTCCCACCTCTGcattgaattaaaaataatccatTCCCTCATCTATATTTTAGCATAATACTATTTTTATAGCATTCTATGCTCTATCCTAAAAGCTGCACTGTACAATGTAGTCCATATTCCATCCAATTGTAACACACTCGTGCATATTCAAGGTGTAATATCCTAATTATGAAGGAATCCAATAAATCCCTTTTAAACCACTGCCTCGAAGGCTCTGGGGTTCTTTGCTCTgagttcttaattttttttcttagtatcTTTAACTACCAATAGGGCAAAAATTATTCCAAACAAAGTTATATAAactcattatttcctttttgaagcagaagaaaacccTATATGTATACCTAGTATATAGATAAGCCCCcagaaaatgcataaaaatcaAGGTGTAATACTGTATGTCAAGGAAAAGTAATAAACTTTGTAAACTAAAAAACCTCTCATAAATGCCATTAAAATAGCTACTTGTTTCAAACAAATTACCTTTTTCTTCCAAGAGGCATACCAAGGCATGAGTGTCAAAATAAAGCCTCCTATTTCCCAGTAAGGAAATATTCTCTTTGCTTTGTAAAGATGACACAGAGATGCTTacatctgtggaaaaaaaaagttatttcttaagaaagaatattttatcaACGTTTGCTTTCCAGGAGTTTCCTTACTACCCAGAATGTTTTTCACTTAtgacaaaataatttgtgttcAGATTACCACAGCCTGATCAATAAGTGCTATGTGCAAGAGCTGGAAAACAGGACACTATGCTACTCTTCCCCTTAAAAAAGCTCTCGAGGAATACAATGATCTGGAAAAAATCCCTCCAGTTGAATCCGTTCCTTTACTGGAATCACCTCAGCAGGTGGGACCTGTGAGCACCTCAAAGCTGGACGGCTAAATCCACACACGCTATCCCTTCTTTGTTAAAGAAGTGAGCTTTCATCACTTGCcatttaggaaaaaaggaaacactcCCAATTTGCCATTTACTGTTTTTGCAGAAAATACTTTCAACACTAAAAGCCAATCTAAGACAGTGTGTTGTTTCCACTGGGATGTATAGTGTATAAACCCTGACAGAAAGAACGTGAGGTGGGGCAGGCGCACATCTGCCAAGAGGCAGAATATAAaatcaattaggttggaaaagacctttgcgatcatcgagtccaacctttgaccaacACCAACCACGCTGAGAACCAGAGCACGGCACTGAGCGCCGCGTCCTTAAACACCCCTGGGGACGGTGACTCCGCCACCTCCCTGGGCGGCCACGTCCATAGTCCAGCCGCCTTTTCcgtgaagaaattcttcctaatgtccaacctaaacctctcctggcacagcttgaggctatGTTCTCTCATCCTGTCGCTGGCTGTCTCGGCGAAGAGGCCGCCCTGTACTTCGCTACATCCCCGTTTCGAGCAGTTCTAGCGAGCGATCAGGTCCCCCCGaaactccttttctccaggttaaacaccgccagctccctcagctgctctgcaggacctgctctgcagacccttccccagccccgGTGCCCGAACTCCCTGCGCTCTCAGGACGCCCACGGGCTCACCCCGCTCCCCGCGCTGCCgccggcccccgccgccgctgccgccgcccctTCCCCACAcggcgccgccgccggggcccgGCTGCGCTACGGGCGGGCACCGCCAGTCGCCGAGGCAGCGGCGCGCGGGGGACGCGGGCGCGCGGCCGTCACGTGAGGCGCCGTCCGAGCCGCGCGGCCGCGGCcgcaagagcagcagcagcagcgcgcGCCCCCCGCCGCTCGCGGCCGCCCGGGCCCCGGCCATGGCCGCGCCACACGGTCCCGACGGCGGAAAAGGGGACGGGGAGGAGGGAAaccgctgctgccgctgctgccgtCGCCACTACTGGGATGCCATCGCCGAGCACGGGCCGCCCCGGCGGCTCACTTCCGCCACGGGCGCCGTCCCGCTTCCGCCTCCGGGACGCGGCCAAACACGGCAGGTGACGCCGCCAGGGACGGCGATTGATTCTACGGCTCACGGAGCGGGCGCGCCGAGAAGAGCGGCGCGGGCGGGCCGGGTTCCGGCGGGCGGTGCTTGCGAGGGCGGTGCGGGCTCGATGCGGTGGAGACGGACACTCCCCCGGTGGGAGTGTCCATGAAATCGTGGGATCGGCAAGGCTGGAggagacctttgagatcatctaGTCTGAAGGGAATGAGGGGCTTGCCCTTACAAACAAGCTAGGAATCTGCTGGTAAATAAAGCTAGATactgagagataaaagaaacaatgggaaggattccacttATTGATAAATAGAGTGAGAGATTGTCTTTACAAACACTGTAGGTCTGCTGATGAATGAACTGGAGtactgagagatgaaagaaacaatggcaAGAACCATAAATTCCATAACGAATTCCACTAATTCCATAAATTCCATAAGGAATTCCTAATTGACACAAGGGAAAGACAAAGGGGGGGGTGTCATTAGAAGGGGATTTTAGGCATTTGGGGGAACTCTCAAGTAtctcagccaatggggaaagagagagggaaatgtggATGAGAAATTATGATAAAAGGAGGCAatgtcctccaaaaatttgggaGACCCTAGGGGAAATGCCCCATgacctctccctttattcaaataaagtaacaggactcctctgtctcatttttggacataaacctctggtgtttgtggattaattttcctgacaagTCCCACCAtcagtgctgcactgctgctgtagCCCCTAAACTACTAAACCAGACAAACAATTTCAGACAACCTGTCGCTCTGCAATGGGACTGAGATTTCAGGGCTTGAAGTAATTAACCAAGAGATGCCTGGGACTGGGCAATTTGGTGGATCTGGAGCCTTAACCACTGAACAGGTGCCCTAAGCACTAGTGTGAGTCAGCTGTGCTGTTTGTTTGATTCTGTCAAAAGTACAGGTTTCTGGGAAATatgggaaaatgcattttttccttatgtGCTATTGTTAAGACACATTACTTAATATTTGTAGGAAATCATTAGGAGATGAAGTTGGTTCCTCCCACTGCcactttctccaggcagcacttaCTTCAGAGCAAGCTGATAGTTTTCATGATAGTTacaaattcacagaaaaaacaTGTGgcaccttttcttcttcctactAGAATCAATAATTACAGCAAATCAGCATGAAGATGGCATAATTCAGATGTGTCTATATACACACAAagtcacagcagcacagcagtgtctCTGCAACTGAGAGTGCACGTACATAAGGCCAGCAGGTCTTCAGCAGCACCCTCTTCCAGCTGTGGTGATAAAGCAGAACAGTAGAAGCCCTTGGTGTTCCTACAAAACAAACTATAAATGTTACTTCTGCGTGCCAGAGTGTCCTGGTccagggcaaatttgggagagaacccCCAAAGGGGCTTCTttagaaagcagattcaattgGCCCTTCCCCCAACAGGTTAGGGAAAACAAACCTCGttggaaaaaagtggaaaaaactgttcATTAaccaataaaacctaaacaacaTTAAACAATTAAACCTCTTGCCACTCCAAAAGAGAGACAAACTCAGGAATGTCCCCTTGGTAGGCTGTAGCTTGACTCAGTCTCTTGTCAGTCCCTCCAGCACTGGAAATGCCATGGCCCAGGcctggcccggtgggccacGGGTGTGAGCTGCTGGTGCGATTCTGGGTgttaaacagctccaaagaaaaggaaaaaaaaatccaggaaacttctttgcctcgGTTAGCTAATACTACCTAAAAGccaaggagagctctgtccagctgtctgtccatccgcagacaacacagttcagaagcaggaatgtggaggagtgagtgcagtgtctgaaaacaaactgcgcacTTCTTCTCTCCTCCCTTCACTCTCTGGGACAAgtcttaaaaatgcaaaacttactattcagcataaacagaacagatgattggggatacaagcatcatataGCCAACCCAGGACACAGAGAGATATCATTATACTTGCAGGCTGCATGAACAGCCATGTCTTAAACCACTTGCGTTGTTGATGGTCAGGGACATCAGTGGGCTGACTCGCACAGCAGTGTTTGTTTTCATCGtaagcaaaagcagaaatgtgcCTAATAAGTTCACTGCATCTGCTTGGCTATTCCATGAACACTGCCTGGCAGTAGCACAGCACTGATTGCTGACATTTGTGAGTCTGCAGGCAATTGTCTTTTCATTCTATGGATGATTCAGAAACTGGTGCAGTGTATTTtctttgatgctttcttcaatgGTCCCTTTCAAAGCCCTGCGCTTGTTATGGCAATTGAAAGGCAAAACTGTGACTGCTGAAGTATCTTCTTTTATATCATCTGCCAGTTTGCattttgcagttgttttttgTGCCTGGACATGATGGCAGATAATGGGTGCAAGAAGGGCTGTACAGATGGAGGCTCCGACTGCAACTGGAGCCAGCCCCTTCAGGGTCAGATGCACCCACACATGCTGGCTATCACACAGTGCTGCTTTTCATCTTCTCTCATGAAAGCAAAGTCACTACCATGAGCTACAGAGATCTCCTAGGGCAGATGACTTTGTGTCAGAgataaacattttcatttttttccctttccagtgcCATGTCACCAGGTTGAGGGAGATGATTCTCTCCCTCTACTCAGCTCTTGTGGAACCTCACCTGGAGGGGTCCCCAATGGATAAAGGACATAGACCTGCCTGAGTTAGTCCAGAGTAAGGTCGTGAACATGATCAGGGGGCTGGAGAACCTCTTCTATAGAAGAACAGACTGaaagaattgggattgttcaccCTAAAGAAGAgagggctccagggagagcttgTAGCACTTTCTAGTACCTAAAGGGAGCCCacaagaaagacaaggagaCTCTAattacaagggcatgtagtgacaggacaggggggaATGACTTTAAACTTAAAAGAGAGttggtttagattagatattcgtaaaaaaattctttactgtgagggtggtgaagcactgggataggttgcccagagaagccatggatcccccatccctggcagtgcttagggccaggttggatggagcgTTGAGCAACCTGGAAGAtggaagatgttcctgcccatggcaggggggctggAACCAGATGCCTTCCAGcctttaaggtgccttccaaccttccatgattctatgatttccACATCATATTTTTGACCATTTTCTCCATGCTGGAGACTGTTGTGTACTACCAGCAGATAGATTCCCTGCATTCTGGAGGCACCTTCAGGAGGCTAGAGTGGCTTCAGAGTTATCAGTTTTGGTAACTGAGCACTGGGGACTAATTTCTGcatgaaaaggcagaaatggtGCAGTTGCAAGCAGAGAGAGCCAACTTTCTGCTATTTCATGATTCTAAGTTGCTTAATGCTTGACTTTAATCTGTCCATTACCCCTTGATAGCCAATAGACCCTGCTTAAAGACTATAAAAGAAGCAAATGCTTCATGTCCTGAAAACTTCatccctgcaggcacacagcATTCACTGTTCTATGGAGTTACAACCCCCTTGGTTGTAAAAGTGAGATCTGCAGAGAGAGAACAAGTGGGGAATGACCTTAGAAACTAGGGTAACAGAAATGGCTAAGTAATGCAAAGTGCAAAATAAGGACTAATTACATCATCTTCTCTACTTCTAGATGAAAACTGAAGGAGGGTAAAGTGAGCTCTGGGACGTATTAGTTGACCCACCAATGTGCTGTGTGACTTCAAGCAAAGCAAATGTAACCCCAAGGTGTATAAAGTTGGATATTTTCAGTGGTTGACATGGAAAGTTTCATTGACCCTTGAGTATAATGTAATTTCAAGTATGAAATACAGTTCTGGTAACTTCAGTAAAGATGAATCCAATTGAAACTGAGACCTTTGTGTAAACGAGATAATTAAGGGGAGCAAAGCATCCTCTTAGTCACAGGTGGTTAAAAAGAAAGTGGTTGGTttaactaaacaaaacaaagcttgAGAGGGGTTCTTGTTTGCATCTGTAAGCAAAATGGATgagtaaaagtaaaaaaaaaaaaaaaaaaaagaagaactaCTGTTTATGTGAAAGTACATTACTGGTAAAAGAACACTTGGTGTAAAGTGGCTGTAAATAAATGTAGATTGGAAATTAATAGGTTTTTGTTCAACAGTACAGCTTGTGAAAACCTTCTCCACAGAAATCAGGAGGGATGAAAACCTGAAATCAGTTCTTAGATGAGTGTGGTCCGCTGTGAAAGCGATTTTACAATACAATTCCCTATAATAGCAAGGGACTGGTTCCCGTACCTTGCATTAATTCTCTGCTATTGAGGTTCTTCACTTTGCACTTCAAGCATCTGGGACTAGCCACTGTCAGAGACAGACTAATGAGCTAGAAGTACCACAAGTGTAATCCAAAATAGCACTAACTAGTACTGTTActtactttaaatattttaacacagTAATTGTATAGAGTTCAGGGTGATTAACAGCTGCCAGGGGTGATGAATGCCTCCAACCGTTCTTAATTCTAAATGGAAAAAGCTAAAAACCTCCCAGCATGGAAAAGAATCAGAGTCACCAGTGCATGAATGCTTTCCCACATTGAATGGAAGAAAAGGACTGTAACAGCTTTTGCATGAATATGCAAAAGATAAGGTGCATTTCGAGTAATTTCTGTGCTGTTATGTCAGGAATGAGCGTGCTCCAGTGATTTTAAAGTGAAGGCAGCACCCAAAACACCGAAGGCAGAAAATAAGAAGATACTATTGTTTTCCTTACCTAcagcagataataattttaaatgctcAAAGTCTTCTTCGATTCTTTTCAGAGGGATGCATAAGTGAAGTTCCTCTGTTATTTTGATCTCTTTTTAGGGAAGAACTGATGAATATGAGATTTCTCCCGTTATACTTGTTTATGCACACGAACAGGTGTAGATGGCTTGTAAGGAAGAAAGGGTCGCTGAGGAATGAAGCCAAAAGGATGCTACCCGTAGGTGGCAGCAGTaactgctgctggtgctgcctgtcAGTGCCGCTCCAGTTCAGCCTTGGGACCCAGACGAGATTTAAACCAATTGACCTGATCCTCTGAGTCGCTAAACAGCTACTCCAGAGATCTTAAAATGGGGTCATGCACCGAACTCCTTGCAGAAACCACCAGCAGAGTGTATCTCCCTGGAAGCTAGTTCAATTGCCAGAAATAACCCTGCTGTGATTTCTTGAAGGAGGAGGTATAATATTTATTCAAGTGCTATCATTGACAGCAGAGTAAGAAATGGCATTTATATTAGAATATGAAATCCTGCTATATTCTCATCGGATGTGTTTTTCCTGTAGAATGAACAGATAAATACCATCTGTGTTTAAAGCTATCAAAACTGAGTGCCATTACAATGGAGGACAATTTGGACCAATATCCCTTCCTGCTAACCCAAGAATTACCTTGTATACAAAATATTTATGCATTCACCACCTTTGACTGAATAAAGGCAGGAGGAATTGTTGTCATGATATAGAGGGGCAGCAGCAACTGCTTCTGACTGCTATGTGCAGGAAGACAGAAGTAAGGGATGCTATTATCCATAGGGGtttcttatttttatctttacGTGCTGGGAATCATATAAGTTGCAAATAAGAATTTCATGTCTCCACAACCCTGGACTTACTTCTTTCCTAAAGGAGTCCTGCAGTGGGATTGCCAGGCAggactttctgtgctgcattttAATTGCTCCTCAGAGATCTGGCTCATTCTGGCagacttgaaaaaaatatataatttccaGGCAAGTGAAA comes from Zonotrichia leucophrys gambelii isolate GWCS_2022_RI chromosome 2, RI_Zleu_2.0, whole genome shotgun sequence and encodes:
- the MCUR1 gene encoding mitochondrial calcium uniporter regulator 1, whose amino-acid sequence is MAGARAAASGGGRALLLLLLRPRPRGSDGASRDGRAPASPARRCLGDWRCPPVAQPGPGGGAVWGRGGGSGGGGRRQRGERDVSISVSSLQSKENISLLGNRRLYFDTHALVCLLEEKGFTTQQSEVIVSALVKIMNSNLDMIYKDMVTKVQQEIALQQVMSHIAGVKKDMIILEKSEFSALRAENEKIKLELQQIKKQVTDEINKVHADNKLNLNLEKSRVKELYSLNERKLLEMRTEIVELHAQQDRALTQTDRKIDTEVADLKTMLETHKLDNIKYLAGSVFTCLTVALGFYRLWI